In Natrinema amylolyticum, the following are encoded in one genomic region:
- a CDS encoding ATP-binding protein has protein sequence MGDQRATAEQYRYDLERSLVTPADRVFGFIFPNADEKLETAALSPAYRDRLADLETRDLRRTFCLSARAVAFADESRNPEQADAIVRSLASVFGHLSGPYHTIRGHVSTDSDLHTGTCPPARRLFEEIRDRSCPEPTYETVATRLPWKTPESAGIVVSPDELPGFCLIDGVGLTPTGQRALGARQSERTGLPLPSPDDLERYTGSGQALCMPLTDDRQPYENPFVLPPSLQDRHLFVVGDTGSGKSVLTTGAMLSNVEATDGPEILFDYKGGGTAEEYLRAHYVAHGGLENVRYFDLTKLLPALSIFDIRSLLDAGLSREEARSRIAGHYEEILAGLMGEDQYYGATESTKAIRNHLRALFDPIHGSDTVSHKDLYRALQRTLGDRTPPPTSDDRLTEYFAGLLERDRDVFNMVLGGAVARVEIIATDDRLAPLFDHVPSVHDAEDETGEDRASSREETADDQTSPHFDFIDVINDDAVIIFDFGGMEERIKRALTLVLLSNLWTALKARSESPELSENPLLVNLYLEEAKDVVATQLVDTLLSQGRSFGLSLMLGVQFPSQLDSPDPSNHTYEEALNEIGTFVIGNVSIEDDLAKALATDDVPPKKVARRLAAIRHGEWLVRPAAAFGSPIPRPFLGRSLPAPDGHPVSDAPLDDESARTFEAAFELTELETWNEAGLDYETAASGRGHTGNENESAEDETEAESLYVGSLLPHTKRLPECVSYDESIHALCCDSCANRYDPTIDGMKRAINCCHTLTDIDSDDIPVCDINLKLTPEERDATEWSDRQLLFLQTVYNAQQLRYDPLEYDLLYDSMLRLQEYVGIEPDEISPLLEADLLRHDTDHPHRLYTVSSDGRSVIGESYRKGVDYGHGIGDLDESSEHVFGIEVTRRYLEEAYAANPDSSVSEVIPYYELDDQHRLDLAGVSSDGEIIVTAEVERINHDTRRAVPEDFDKMAACEPEAAIWVVMKQADGHKILSALNDPLEGTPRVEKTYAETTPPQQFRIDTPGMTAVYPAEWLRDHSPEPDTV, from the coding sequence ATGGGAGATCAGCGGGCGACCGCAGAACAGTACCGGTACGATCTCGAGCGCAGCCTCGTCACACCCGCAGATCGCGTCTTCGGATTCATCTTCCCGAACGCGGACGAGAAACTCGAGACGGCGGCTCTCTCACCCGCATACCGAGACCGCCTCGCCGATCTCGAGACGCGAGACCTCCGACGGACGTTTTGTCTCTCGGCTCGAGCGGTGGCGTTCGCAGACGAGTCTCGGAATCCAGAGCAAGCCGACGCGATCGTTCGCAGTCTGGCGAGCGTATTCGGACACCTGAGCGGACCGTACCATACCATTCGGGGACACGTCAGTACGGATAGCGACCTCCATACGGGCACATGTCCGCCTGCGAGACGACTTTTCGAAGAGATCCGTGATCGCTCCTGTCCCGAACCGACGTACGAAACAGTCGCGACCCGTCTTCCGTGGAAGACGCCCGAGAGCGCTGGGATCGTCGTCTCGCCGGATGAACTTCCCGGATTCTGTCTGATCGACGGCGTCGGTCTCACGCCAACCGGACAGCGAGCACTCGGCGCTCGACAATCCGAACGAACCGGACTTCCCCTGCCATCGCCGGACGATCTCGAGCGATATACGGGGTCCGGTCAAGCGCTCTGTATGCCCCTCACTGACGACCGCCAACCATACGAGAACCCGTTCGTCCTCCCCCCATCACTCCAAGACAGACATCTCTTCGTCGTCGGAGATACGGGCTCGGGGAAATCCGTCCTCACGACCGGCGCGATGCTTTCGAACGTCGAGGCCACAGACGGCCCGGAGATCCTCTTCGATTACAAGGGAGGGGGAACGGCCGAGGAGTACCTTCGAGCACACTACGTGGCACACGGCGGCCTCGAGAACGTCCGTTACTTTGACCTCACCAAACTGTTGCCCGCGCTGTCGATCTTCGATATCAGGTCGCTGCTCGATGCAGGCCTCTCACGCGAGGAAGCGCGATCGAGAATTGCGGGCCACTACGAGGAGATCCTCGCGGGATTGATGGGCGAAGACCAGTACTACGGGGCGACAGAGTCGACGAAGGCGATTCGAAATCACCTTCGAGCATTGTTCGACCCGATTCACGGCTCTGATACCGTCTCGCACAAAGACCTCTATCGAGCGCTTCAACGCACGCTCGGCGATCGAACGCCACCGCCGACCTCGGATGACCGACTCACCGAATACTTCGCCGGATTGCTCGAGCGCGACCGAGACGTCTTCAACATGGTCCTCGGCGGTGCCGTGGCTCGAGTCGAGATCATCGCGACCGACGATCGACTCGCACCGCTGTTCGATCACGTCCCCTCTGTTCACGACGCGGAAGACGAGACTGGTGAAGACAGAGCGAGTTCTCGAGAAGAGACAGCTGATGACCAGACGAGCCCCCACTTCGATTTCATCGACGTCATCAACGATGATGCGGTCATCATCTTCGACTTTGGCGGGATGGAAGAGCGGATTAAACGCGCCCTCACGCTCGTCCTCCTCTCGAACCTGTGGACGGCACTGAAAGCTCGGTCCGAAAGCCCGGAGCTGTCCGAGAACCCACTTCTAGTCAATCTATATCTCGAGGAAGCGAAAGACGTCGTCGCAACACAGTTGGTCGATACACTCCTCTCGCAGGGACGGTCGTTCGGGCTCTCCCTCATGCTCGGCGTTCAGTTTCCGAGTCAGCTCGATTCCCCGGATCCGTCGAATCACACGTACGAGGAAGCGCTCAACGAGATCGGGACGTTCGTCATCGGCAACGTCAGTATCGAAGACGATCTCGCAAAGGCGCTCGCGACCGACGACGTTCCGCCGAAAAAAGTCGCCAGGCGGCTTGCAGCTATTCGCCACGGCGAGTGGCTCGTCCGCCCCGCGGCCGCGTTCGGTTCGCCCATCCCACGGCCGTTTCTCGGACGATCACTGCCCGCCCCTGACGGGCACCCAGTGAGCGACGCTCCCCTCGACGACGAGAGTGCACGGACCTTCGAGGCCGCGTTCGAACTCACCGAGCTGGAGACCTGGAATGAAGCGGGACTCGATTACGAGACCGCTGCATCAGGGAGGGGCCACACGGGCAACGAAAACGAGTCCGCGGAGGACGAAACCGAAGCGGAGTCACTCTACGTTGGCTCGCTACTCCCGCACACGAAGCGACTCCCTGAGTGCGTGAGCTACGACGAGTCAATACACGCCCTCTGTTGTGACTCGTGTGCAAACCGCTACGACCCGACCATCGACGGAATGAAGCGGGCGATCAACTGCTGTCACACGCTTACGGACATCGATTCGGACGATATCCCCGTCTGCGACATCAATCTCAAACTCACACCCGAAGAGCGTGATGCCACCGAATGGAGCGATCGCCAACTGCTCTTCTTACAGACGGTGTACAACGCCCAACAACTCCGCTACGATCCCCTCGAGTACGACCTCCTCTACGACTCCATGCTCAGACTGCAGGAGTACGTCGGCATCGAACCCGACGAAATCTCCCCGCTGCTCGAGGCCGACCTCCTCCGACACGATACGGATCACCCGCATCGCCTCTACACCGTCTCTTCCGATGGCAGATCCGTAATCGGGGAAAGCTATCGCAAAGGCGTCGACTATGGTCACGGGATCGGCGATCTCGACGAATCCAGTGAACATGTCTTCGGAATCGAGGTCACTCGTCGCTATCTCGAGGAAGCGTATGCAGCGAACCCGGACTCGAGCGTTTCTGAAGTCATCCCATATTACGAACTCGACGATCAACACCGGCTCGACCTCGCAGGCGTGAGCTCCGATGGCGAAATAATCGTCACGGCTGAGGTCGAACGCATTAACCACGACACACGACGTGCAGTGCCCGAAGACTTCGATAAGATGGCCGCCTGCGAACCCGAGGCCGCGATCTGGGTCGTCATGAAACAAGCCGACGGACACAAAATACTCTCCGCACTCAACGACCCGCTCGAGGGCACACCCCGCGTCGAGAAAACGTATGCAGAAACCACGCCGCCCCAACAGTTCCGGATCGACACACCCGGAATGACGGCAGTCTACCCCGCAGAGTGGCTCCGAGATCACTCACCGGAACCGGATACAGTGTAA
- a CDS encoding undecaprenyl-diphosphate phosphatase, which translates to MNRAELIVAILAGIVQGIVEWLPVSSQGNLALFLTFAGTDPDVALQLALFLQLGTTLSAATYYREDIATALRAVPGWRPASAYTGENAIASYVVVASFVTGVVGIPLYVFAVDLAGQLTGGVFIAVIGVLLVLTGALQLVSESVSMGIRDAPTLLDSVLVGTVQGVAILPGISRSGVTTSALLFRSYDPPAAFRLSFLLSIPASCGSAALTVAGAGGLPGIGLGPALAALALSAVVGYLTIDALMRVVDRVPFWIVCFGLGGLAIVGGGVVSVVV; encoded by the coding sequence GTGAACCGCGCGGAACTCATCGTCGCGATACTCGCCGGGATCGTTCAAGGGATCGTCGAGTGGCTCCCCGTCTCGAGCCAGGGCAATCTGGCATTGTTCCTGACGTTCGCGGGGACGGATCCCGACGTCGCGCTGCAACTCGCACTCTTCTTGCAACTCGGGACGACCCTCTCGGCGGCGACCTACTATCGCGAGGACATCGCGACGGCCCTGCGCGCAGTACCCGGCTGGCGACCCGCCAGCGCCTACACCGGTGAGAACGCGATTGCGTCGTACGTCGTCGTCGCTTCGTTCGTGACTGGCGTCGTCGGAATCCCGCTGTACGTGTTCGCGGTCGATCTCGCCGGACAACTCACCGGCGGCGTCTTCATCGCCGTCATCGGCGTCCTGTTGGTTCTGACGGGAGCTCTGCAGTTAGTTTCGGAGTCGGTCTCGATGGGGATCCGCGACGCGCCGACGCTGCTGGACTCGGTCTTGGTCGGTACCGTTCAGGGCGTCGCGATCCTGCCCGGCATCTCTCGATCGGGTGTCACGACGAGCGCGCTGCTGTTTCGCAGCTACGACCCGCCGGCAGCGTTCCGACTCTCATTCCTGCTCTCGATCCCCGCGAGTTGCGGTTCGGCCGCGCTCACCGTCGCGGGTGCCGGCGGACTCCCCGGTATCGGACTCGGACCCGCTCTGGCCGCGCTCGCGCTCAGCGCCGTCGTCGGCTATCTCACGATCGACGCCCTCATGCGAGTCGTCGATCGAGTCCCGTTCTGGATCGTCTGTTTCGGTCTCGGCGGCCTCGCGATCGTCGGCGGTGGCGTCGTCTCCGTCGTCGTGTAA
- the glmS gene encoding glutamine--fructose-6-phosphate transaminase (isomerizing): protein MCGIVGYVGSGGGDDAVDVVLDGLSALEYRGYDSAGLAVPTPAMTVSKAAGELSALEGTVSRDELAGESVGIGHTRWSTHGAPSDVNAHPHSDEEGRVAVVHNGIIENYQRLRDDLTEAGVAFQSETDTEVVPHLIGRYLDRGADPEEAFRLAIDQLEGSYAIAAVIDGSETVYAARQDSPLVVGLGDYGAYLASDVPAFVEHTDRVCYLEDGDFVRLSADGAVVTDTEGNRVDRPTETVAWDPEDAEKSGYDHYMLKEIHEQPSSLRQCLRGRIDELEGTVDIPELEDIDHTGPVQFVACGTSYHAAMFGAERLRTGGVTAQAFLASEYGSDRVPVDEDTLVVGVTQSGETADTLRALREADRAGATTLAVTNTVANSAARECDHALYIRAGPEISVAATKTFASQQLALTLLAFELGDDPTRAELEAVRDIPGQVQSVLETTDARAVAEAFVEADAYFFIGRGYHYPVALEGALKMKEITYRHAEGFAAGELKHGPLALVTENTPVFAVVTGDDETARKTIGNIKEAEARGVPVVAVTDGKSDVTRYADHVLEIPAIDDLGASVLANVQLQLVAYWVANLLGRSIDKPRNLAKSVTVE from the coding sequence ATGTGCGGAATCGTCGGCTACGTCGGTTCGGGCGGTGGGGACGACGCCGTCGATGTCGTCCTCGACGGCCTGTCGGCCCTCGAGTATCGCGGCTACGACTCCGCCGGACTGGCCGTACCGACCCCCGCGATGACTGTCTCTAAGGCCGCCGGCGAGCTGTCGGCCCTCGAGGGAACGGTTTCGCGGGATGAACTCGCGGGCGAATCGGTCGGCATCGGTCACACGCGCTGGAGCACGCACGGAGCGCCGTCCGACGTCAACGCCCACCCGCACTCCGACGAGGAGGGTCGGGTCGCTGTCGTCCACAACGGGATAATCGAGAACTACCAACGACTGCGCGACGACCTCACCGAGGCCGGTGTCGCGTTCCAGAGCGAGACCGACACCGAAGTGGTCCCCCACCTGATCGGACGCTATCTCGATCGCGGCGCGGACCCCGAGGAGGCGTTCCGACTGGCGATCGACCAGCTCGAGGGAAGTTACGCCATCGCCGCGGTTATCGACGGCTCGGAGACGGTGTACGCGGCGCGGCAGGACTCCCCACTCGTCGTTGGTCTCGGCGACTACGGGGCGTATCTCGCGAGCGACGTCCCCGCGTTCGTCGAGCACACCGACCGCGTCTGTTATCTCGAGGACGGTGACTTCGTCCGGCTGAGCGCGGACGGCGCGGTCGTCACTGACACCGAGGGCAACCGCGTCGACCGGCCGACGGAAACGGTCGCGTGGGATCCCGAGGACGCCGAGAAGAGCGGCTACGACCACTACATGCTCAAGGAGATCCACGAGCAGCCGTCCTCCCTGCGTCAGTGCCTCCGCGGTCGGATCGACGAACTCGAGGGGACGGTCGATATCCCCGAACTCGAGGATATCGACCACACCGGTCCGGTCCAGTTCGTCGCCTGCGGAACGTCGTATCACGCGGCGATGTTCGGGGCGGAGCGACTGCGGACGGGCGGCGTGACCGCACAGGCGTTCCTCGCCAGTGAGTACGGGAGCGATCGCGTCCCCGTCGACGAGGATACGCTCGTCGTCGGCGTCACCCAGAGCGGCGAGACCGCCGATACGCTGCGTGCGCTGCGCGAGGCCGACCGAGCCGGGGCGACGACGCTCGCGGTGACGAACACGGTCGCGAACTCCGCCGCACGCGAGTGCGATCACGCCCTCTACATTCGGGCCGGCCCCGAAATCAGCGTCGCGGCGACGAAGACGTTCGCGAGTCAGCAACTCGCGCTCACGCTGCTGGCGTTCGAACTCGGCGACGATCCGACCCGTGCGGAACTCGAGGCGGTCCGAGACATCCCCGGACAGGTCCAGTCGGTCCTCGAGACGACGGACGCGCGAGCAGTCGCCGAAGCGTTCGTCGAGGCAGACGCGTACTTCTTCATCGGACGCGGCTATCACTACCCGGTCGCGCTCGAGGGCGCGCTGAAGATGAAGGAGATCACCTACCGGCACGCGGAAGGGTTCGCGGCCGGCGAGCTGAAGCACGGCCCGCTCGCGCTCGTGACCGAGAACACGCCCGTGTTCGCGGTCGTCACTGGTGATGATGAGACTGCTCGGAAGACGATCGGGAACATCAAAGAAGCCGAAGCCCGCGGCGTGCCCGTCGTGGCAGTCACCGACGGCAAATCGGACGTGACGCGGTACGCAGACCACGTCCTCGAGATCCCCGCCATCGACGACCTCGGCGCATCGGTGCTCGCGAACGTACAGCTACAACTGGTCGCCTACTGGGTCGCGAACCTGCTCGGCCGCTCGATCGACAAGCCGCGGAATCTGGCCAAGAGCGTGACCGTCGAGTGA
- a CDS encoding sugar phosphate nucleotidyltransferase, with protein MTLRSAVVLAAGEGARLRPLTKYRPKPMLPAATKPILEYVFDALVEAGITEITVVVGYGRTHVQSHFGSTYRDASIEYVVQDKQLGSGHALLAAESEVSEPRLVLNGDQLVASRIVEDVRTAHDDGNAIATLGLIRHEDVDGYGGVICEDDGRVAEIVERPRDDRTYQLNAGVYAFDPELFEYLRGPEPQLSEYSLVDGIANAIDAEATVRGVTSEGIWMDATYPWDLLEVTETLFEHADGVESTISADARIHESATIVEPVVISADCVVGPGSVVGPNVALGENATVGANAVVEDSVVDADTRVGSGATLVDCVTGRNVRVGTGSTVVGGPGDVRVGDRVHEGERLGALLADRVRDGGGVTYAPGTMVGSDAVINAGATVRGTIETETEVQ; from the coding sequence ATGACACTCCGTTCTGCGGTGGTTCTCGCGGCGGGAGAGGGTGCCCGCCTCAGGCCGCTGACGAAGTATCGGCCGAAGCCGATGCTTCCCGCGGCGACCAAACCCATCCTCGAGTACGTTTTCGATGCGCTCGTCGAGGCCGGTATCACGGAGATTACCGTCGTCGTCGGCTACGGACGGACCCACGTCCAGTCTCATTTCGGGTCGACGTACCGCGATGCGAGCATCGAGTACGTCGTCCAGGACAAACAACTCGGGAGCGGGCACGCCCTCCTCGCGGCCGAGTCCGAGGTATCGGAGCCGCGGCTCGTCCTCAACGGCGATCAGCTCGTGGCCTCGCGAATCGTCGAGGACGTCCGCACCGCTCACGACGACGGCAATGCCATTGCGACGCTCGGACTCATTCGACACGAGGACGTCGACGGGTACGGCGGCGTGATCTGCGAAGACGACGGCCGCGTCGCGGAGATCGTCGAACGTCCCCGCGACGATCGCACCTATCAGCTCAACGCCGGCGTATACGCGTTCGACCCGGAGTTATTCGAGTATCTCCGAGGACCGGAACCGCAGTTGAGCGAGTACTCGCTCGTCGACGGCATCGCGAACGCGATCGACGCTGAGGCGACCGTCCGCGGTGTCACCTCCGAGGGCATCTGGATGGACGCAACGTACCCGTGGGACCTGCTCGAGGTGACCGAGACGCTCTTCGAGCACGCGGACGGCGTCGAGAGCACGATCTCAGCGGACGCGCGGATCCACGAGTCGGCGACGATCGTCGAGCCGGTCGTGATTTCGGCCGACTGCGTCGTCGGCCCCGGCTCCGTCGTCGGACCGAACGTCGCGCTCGGCGAGAACGCGACGGTCGGCGCGAACGCCGTCGTCGAGGACAGCGTCGTCGACGCCGACACGCGCGTGGGATCGGGGGCGACGCTCGTCGACTGCGTCACCGGCCGTAACGTTCGGGTCGGCACCGGTTCGACCGTCGTCGGCGGTCCCGGAGACGTCCGCGTCGGTGACCGCGTTCACGAAGGCGAGCGACTGGGTGCGTTGCTCGCGGACCGCGTTCGCGACGGTGGCGGCGTAACCTACGCGCCGGGAACGATGGTCGGCTCCGATGCCGTCATCAACGCCGGCGCGACGGTTCGCGGCACGATCGAAACCGAAACCGAGGTGCAGTGA
- a CDS encoding NAD(P)H-dependent flavin oxidoreductase: MTLQTPLCELLEIEYPIVQAPIGSATNPELAAAVSNAGGLGHLAVTWRDLGETRAVIRETRELTDEPFAVNLVLDDATTTVETEDHLETILEAGAEIVTLSFGDAAPYVGRIHDAGAVVTRTVGSAEAARTAVDAGVDIVVTQGLEAGGHVQSEVATTALVPSVADAVGGEVPIVAAGGIADGRGIAAALALGADGAWLGTRFVATEEAAVHDTYQRRLRESDETDTEYTTLFDKGWPGMPHRVLRNETLERWEHEGRPPTGERPGETDIVATTEAGNPIERYDEALATPNVDGDIESMALFAGQSVGLTDEIRSAGTVVEELASETRDAIDGLPGRRRDDG; this comes from the coding sequence ATGACGCTACAGACTCCCCTCTGTGAACTGCTCGAGATCGAGTATCCGATCGTTCAGGCCCCCATCGGAAGCGCGACGAATCCCGAACTCGCGGCCGCCGTCTCGAACGCCGGCGGGCTCGGTCACCTCGCGGTCACGTGGCGCGACCTCGGGGAAACGCGCGCGGTGATCCGCGAAACGCGTGAACTGACCGACGAGCCGTTCGCGGTCAACCTCGTGCTGGACGACGCGACGACGACCGTAGAGACCGAGGACCACCTCGAGACGATTCTCGAGGCCGGCGCCGAGATCGTCACGCTCTCGTTCGGCGACGCAGCGCCGTACGTCGGCCGAATCCACGACGCGGGTGCGGTCGTGACCCGGACCGTCGGCAGCGCCGAGGCGGCACGCACGGCAGTCGATGCGGGCGTGGACATCGTGGTGACACAGGGCCTCGAGGCCGGCGGCCACGTCCAGAGCGAGGTGGCGACGACTGCGCTCGTTCCCAGCGTCGCGGACGCCGTAGGGGGCGAGGTGCCGATCGTCGCGGCGGGCGGGATCGCCGACGGCCGAGGGATCGCGGCCGCGCTCGCGCTCGGTGCCGACGGCGCGTGGCTCGGGACGCGGTTCGTCGCGACCGAAGAAGCGGCCGTCCACGACACGTACCAGCGCCGCCTCCGCGAGAGCGACGAGACCGACACCGAGTACACGACCCTCTTCGACAAGGGGTGGCCCGGGATGCCACATCGCGTCCTGCGAAACGAGACGCTGGAGCGGTGGGAGCATGAGGGTCGTCCGCCCACCGGGGAACGGCCAGGCGAGACCGATATCGTCGCGACCACCGAAGCGGGTAACCCGATCGAACGCTACGACGAGGCGCTCGCGACCCCGAACGTCGACGGCGATATCGAGTCGATGGCGCTGTTCGCCGGCCAGAGCGTCGGGCTGACGGATGAGATCCGATCCGCCGGAACCGTTGTCGAGGAACTCGCTTCGGAAACGCGAGACGCGATCGATGGACTCCCGGGTCGGCGGCGCGACGACGGCTGA
- the moaC gene encoding cyclic pyranopterin monophosphate synthase MoaC — protein sequence MSEDSESESANADELTHTTDEGDVQMVDVGDKPDSERRAVAVGEIRLQPSTIEAIRDDQVGKGDVLATARVGAIQAVKHTWETIPMCHQIPITNVDTEFALEGDRIELRVAVETTGKTGCEMEALEGVTTGLNVVWDMVKAIEKDDDGQYPDTGIENVRVLEKEKRRA from the coding sequence ATGAGTGAGGATTCCGAGAGCGAGTCAGCGAACGCCGACGAACTGACTCACACCACCGACGAGGGCGACGTCCAGATGGTCGACGTCGGCGACAAGCCCGACAGCGAGCGCCGCGCCGTCGCGGTCGGGGAGATCCGCCTCCAGCCGTCGACGATCGAAGCGATCCGAGACGATCAGGTCGGCAAGGGCGACGTGCTCGCGACCGCCCGCGTCGGCGCGATTCAGGCCGTCAAACACACCTGGGAGACGATCCCGATGTGCCACCAGATTCCGATCACGAACGTCGACACCGAGTTCGCGCTCGAGGGAGACCGGATCGAACTCCGGGTCGCCGTCGAGACCACCGGCAAGACGGGCTGCGAGATGGAGGCCCTCGAGGGCGTGACGACCGGCCTGAACGTCGTCTGGGACATGGTCAAGGCCATCGAGAAGGACGACGACGGACAGTATCCGGACACCGGGATCGAGAACGTGCGGGTACTCGAGAAGGAGAAGCGACGGGCCTGA
- a CDS encoding NAD(P)H-hydrate dehydratase yields MITGERMGAVDENAAALGVPRKQLMESSGNAVARAVRDVAEPGDRVAIVAGRGNNGGDAFVAARFLDRYDVTTLLLGRAANIGTEIARENWDALQRADYETREVTDSSGFDLPDCDVVVDAMLGTGISGDLREPAATAAAAINAADATVVAVDVPSGFDADRGDHAANGVEADRIVTFHDSKPGLEDLAADVTVADIGIPAAAERFVGPGDIDLARPDGREGRPYIIGGGPYTGAPALAAQAALRASAELSFVAAPETVAGEIQGYSEDLIVQSYESDVLTPEVADDLLETAENYDNVVVIGPGLGTDEETLEATRQFLSSYTGRAVVDADALDVVPEIETDATLVCTPNRGELARMGGPDTDDLAAAADEIESFAADLGHVVLAKGANDVITDGERTRISRSGTVGMKVGGTGDTLAGIVAALLEHAGPLDAAAAGAHVNGLAGERLAETQEFGFLASDMLEELPAVLWGDRNE; encoded by the coding sequence ATGATCACAGGCGAGCGGATGGGCGCCGTCGACGAGAACGCCGCGGCGCTTGGCGTGCCGCGAAAGCAGTTGATGGAGTCGAGCGGGAACGCCGTCGCCCGCGCGGTCCGAGACGTCGCAGAGCCGGGCGACCGAGTCGCCATCGTCGCCGGCCGGGGCAACAACGGTGGGGACGCGTTCGTCGCCGCCCGCTTTCTCGATCGATACGACGTCACGACACTCTTGCTCGGTCGCGCCGCGAACATCGGTACCGAAATCGCTCGCGAGAACTGGGATGCCCTCCAGCGAGCCGACTACGAGACGCGGGAGGTCACGGACTCGAGCGGATTCGATCTGCCCGACTGCGACGTCGTCGTCGACGCGATGCTGGGGACGGGGATCAGCGGCGACCTCCGGGAGCCCGCAGCGACCGCGGCCGCGGCGATCAACGCGGCCGACGCGACCGTCGTCGCGGTCGACGTCCCCTCCGGCTTCGACGCCGACAGGGGCGATCACGCCGCCAACGGTGTCGAAGCGGACCGTATCGTCACCTTCCACGACTCGAAACCGGGGCTCGAGGACCTCGCGGCCGACGTGACGGTCGCCGATATCGGGATCCCGGCCGCGGCGGAGCGGTTCGTCGGACCCGGTGATATCGACCTCGCGCGACCCGACGGCCGCGAGGGGCGACCGTATATCATCGGTGGCGGCCCCTACACCGGCGCGCCGGCGCTCGCCGCCCAGGCAGCGCTGCGTGCCAGTGCAGAGCTCTCCTTCGTCGCCGCGCCCGAGACCGTCGCCGGCGAGATCCAGGGCTACAGCGAGGACCTGATCGTCCAGTCCTACGAGAGCGACGTGCTCACGCCCGAGGTGGCCGACGACCTCCTCGAGACCGCCGAAAACTACGACAACGTCGTCGTCATCGGCCCCGGACTCGGCACCGACGAGGAGACCCTCGAGGCGACTCGCCAGTTCCTCTCCTCGTACACGGGGCGGGCCGTCGTCGACGCGGACGCTCTCGATGTCGTTCCGGAAATCGAGACGGACGCGACGCTGGTCTGTACGCCCAACCGGGGCGAACTCGCGCGGATGGGCGGCCCGGACACCGACGACCTGGCCGCCGCAGCCGACGAGATCGAGTCTTTCGCGGCCGACTTGGGTCACGTCGTCCTCGCGAAGGGCGCGAACGACGTGATCACCGACGGTGAGCGAACGCGGATCAGCCGATCCGGAACCGTCGGGATGAAAGTCGGCGGTACCGGCGACACGCTCGCCGGTATCGTCGCGGCGCTGCTGGAACACGCCGGGCCGCTCGACGCCGCCGCGGCGGGCGCCCACGTCAACGGACTCGCTGGCGAGCGCCTCGCGGAGACCCAGGAGTTCGGCTTCCTCGCGTCGGATATGCTCGAGGAGCTGCCGGCGGTTCTCTGGGGTGATCGCAATGAGTGA